Proteins co-encoded in one Desulfitobacterium hafniense DCB-2 genomic window:
- a CDS encoding IS1182-like element ISDha11 family transposase: MFNIRQERLFSLEEILETSPRDSYSLILGSLDIIPLLNAVSKKAIFGAPTQLNYSAMIYSLIIRVIERIPTIKDLRKRLKNSLEFRFDCGFTLADSVPSEASYCRMIKKIQDSSALANSQDDLVLQAFKEGFIGPKCAVAIDATHIEARDRKPEKKKEKTVVEQAPKKRGRKPKAEREAWLKEQEELEKNRPIFEKKIEDQLPYSFTELVQHIPLDPQWGIKKNSEGKNVFWYGFKGHLLVDCKGQYVLSSLLSSGNINDGKMAIPLIKALSEKHPYLNPSHILADAGYDYAPIYEQARSIGAQALIDYNRRNEQLPEGKDKYFRPICQKGYSYRYDSYDPCYDTVKYTQPKECKECSLRESNTCQRVFKMKVSSDPRKYTVPARGSDRYFELYKQRTAVERVNAYLKEYFQLNNIRHRGKRAQVDFQFSILAYTLCKLAVDRLNKSTSMAA, translated from the coding sequence ATGTTTAATATTCGCCAAGAACGTCTATTTTCCTTGGAGGAAATTTTAGAAACTTCTCCAAGAGATTCATATTCTCTAATTCTTGGGTCTTTGGACATTATTCCTTTACTCAATGCAGTTTCTAAAAAGGCTATCTTTGGAGCCCCAACTCAACTAAACTATTCTGCTATGATCTACTCATTAATCATTCGAGTAATTGAAAGAATCCCTACAATTAAGGATTTGCGTAAGCGGTTAAAGAACAGCTTAGAGTTTCGATTCGACTGTGGATTCACTCTTGCTGACTCTGTTCCTAGTGAAGCATCCTATTGCCGGATGATTAAGAAAATCCAAGATTCCTCTGCCTTGGCAAATTCTCAGGATGATTTGGTGCTTCAGGCATTCAAAGAAGGGTTTATCGGTCCGAAATGTGCTGTTGCAATCGATGCTACCCATATCGAAGCCAGAGATCGCAAGCCTGAAAAAAAGAAGGAAAAAACAGTGGTTGAGCAAGCTCCCAAAAAGCGTGGTCGAAAGCCCAAAGCAGAACGCGAGGCTTGGCTCAAAGAACAGGAGGAGCTAGAAAAGAATCGCCCCATATTTGAAAAGAAGATTGAAGATCAACTTCCCTACAGCTTTACAGAATTAGTACAACACATCCCACTTGATCCTCAATGGGGTATTAAGAAGAATTCAGAAGGTAAAAACGTGTTCTGGTATGGCTTCAAAGGGCACCTCCTTGTCGATTGTAAGGGCCAATACGTTTTAAGCTCCTTACTCTCTTCGGGGAATATAAATGACGGAAAAATGGCCATTCCTCTAATTAAAGCTCTGAGTGAAAAGCACCCTTATTTGAACCCCTCCCATATCCTTGCGGATGCAGGATATGACTATGCTCCAATTTACGAGCAAGCTAGAAGTATAGGAGCACAAGCGCTGATTGATTACAATCGACGAAATGAGCAACTTCCAGAGGGCAAAGATAAATATTTTCGTCCAATATGCCAGAAGGGTTATTCATACCGCTACGACAGCTATGATCCATGCTATGACACTGTAAAATATACTCAACCCAAGGAATGCAAGGAGTGTTCACTTAGGGAAAGCAATACCTGTCAAAGGGTGTTTAAGATGAAGGTTTCATCAGATCCTAGAAAATACACTGTACCAGCTAGGGGAAGTGACCGTTACTTTGAACTTTACAAACAACGAACTGCTGTAGAGCGAGTCAATGCGTATCTCAAGGAGTATTTCCAGCTCAACAATATCCGTCATCGTGGAAAACGTGCCCAAGTAGATTTTCAGTTTTCAATCTTGGCCTATACCCTATGCAAATTAGCTGTCGATCGCCTAAATAAGTCAACGAGTATGGCCGCTTAG
- a CDS encoding DUF4183 domain-containing protein: MATKLFKLAIDAVTTTDTAINPAVESYFYELSEDQRTGGTVTIPATEFTDDAGNVMTGNLTPVTTDNGYYLLFINGVLQQTSLYTVSGDGSQVVITDADTVPVGAPITLVVTNFAPVSDSDTTVTT; this comes from the coding sequence ATGGCCACGAAATTATTCAAGCTTGCCATAGACGCCGTTACGACAACGGACACCGCGATTAATCCAGCCGTGGAAAGCTATTTTTATGAGTTAAGCGAAGATCAAAGAACCGGTGGAACGGTCACTATTCCGGCTACCGAATTTACTGATGATGCCGGTAATGTCATGACAGGCAACCTTACTCCTGTAACTACGGACAATGGCTATTATCTATTGTTTATCAACGGCGTGTTGCAGCAAACCAGCTTATACACGGTCAGCGGTGACGGTTCACAAGTAGTGATCACAGATGCCGATACAGTTCCTGTCGGCGCCCCCATTACCTTAGTCGTCACTAACTTCGCTCCGGTTTCCGATTCCGACACCACCGTAACAACCTAA
- a CDS encoding LytR/AlgR family response regulator transcription factor, giving the protein MLSAGLTISLCDDGALQRAYVKLIIQDYESRFGIKFNLYEFSSGEELLEKFNQNPKLFDLFFLDHRMKNITGLETASYIRKRNKVCHIVFITASEEQEDFKAVSPLRVLTKPAQPAAIWDILDKVSAEKISPSHSG; this is encoded by the coding sequence ATGCTGAGCGCCGGGTTGACTATTAGCCTATGTGATGATGGTGCACTTCAGCGAGCGTATGTAAAACTTATCATTCAGGACTATGAAAGCAGATTCGGAATCAAGTTTAACCTTTATGAATTCAGCAGCGGGGAAGAACTGCTGGAGAAATTCAACCAGAACCCTAAGCTATTTGACCTTTTCTTTCTCGATCACCGGATGAAAAACATCACCGGTCTTGAGACTGCCTCTTATATAAGGAAGCGCAATAAAGTGTGTCACATCGTTTTTATAACAGCGTCGGAGGAGCAGGAGGATTTTAAAGCCGTGTCGCCGCTCCGCGTCTTGACTAAACCGGCCCAGCCGGCAGCCATCTGGGACATTCTGGACAAGGTCTCGGCAGAAAAAATCAGCCCCAGCCATAGTGGCTGA
- a CDS encoding DUF3102 domain-containing protein: MNDLSTERTPQVIAAEITMITRQTRKILLASAVEIGRRLKEAKSLVNHGEWEKWLEESVRYSLSTARRLMQLYEEYGASFPDEPGLSNHAPVRDLTYTQALLLLGLPGEEREEFLAQNDVTGMTKLELQQALKDRDLAKQESEEIQQENKALKKGLEGINNAISSLMVQSLLPENAQRESPAAGASSSVGSTGSAPLESNAAMPTHNLKTEIDPNAPAKYVERCDTCCKTISTAFFDLTTALTNLHYLDGNLKEQKRKEAQKLLETIAETIKVWPPPKKPLKVIR, translated from the coding sequence GTGAATGATTTATCCACTGAACGGACGCCGCAGGTGATCGCGGCTGAAATAACTATGATTACCCGGCAAACCCGGAAAATTCTGCTGGCCAGCGCCGTGGAAATCGGCCGTCGGCTCAAGGAAGCGAAGAGTTTGGTCAACCACGGGGAATGGGAGAAGTGGCTGGAGGAGTCGGTGAGATATTCCCTGAGTACTGCCAGAAGGCTGATGCAGCTCTACGAAGAGTATGGGGCAAGCTTCCCGGACGAGCCGGGTCTGTCAAATCACGCACCAGTGCGCGATTTGACTTACACTCAGGCCCTCCTCCTCTTGGGTCTGCCGGGAGAGGAACGGGAAGAATTCCTGGCCCAGAACGATGTGACCGGCATGACCAAGCTGGAATTGCAGCAGGCTCTAAAAGACAGAGATCTGGCCAAGCAGGAGAGTGAGGAGATCCAGCAGGAAAATAAAGCCCTCAAAAAAGGGCTGGAGGGGATCAACAATGCAATCTCCAGTTTGATGGTCCAGTCTCTTCTTCCGGAGAATGCCCAAAGGGAATCCCCCGCTGCCGGTGCATCCTCCTCAGTCGGCAGTACCGGCAGTGCTCCCCTGGAAAGTAATGCCGCCATGCCGACGCATAACCTCAAAACAGAAATAGATCCCAATGCTCCAGCTAAATATGTGGAGCGTTGTGACACCTGCTGTAAAACCATTAGCACCGCCTTTTTTGACCTGACCACAGCCCTTACCAATCTGCATTATCTTGACGGGAATCTGAAAGAGCAAAAAAGAAAAGAGGCTCAGAAGCTGCTTGAGACAATTGCCGAGACGATTAAGGTGTGGCCGCCCCCGAAAAAGCCTCTGAAGGTTATCCGCTGA